The following coding sequences are from one Salinicoccus sp. Bachu38 window:
- the ptsG gene encoding glucose-specific PTS transporter subunit IIBC, translating into MFKKLFGQLQRIGKALMLPVAILPAAGLMLGIGAAMQTEAMVDWLPFLEAGWLVALSDMLQAAGGVVFDNLALLFALGVAVGLARGDGVAAVAAFVGYMIMNVTMGQIAGVTPEMAAEDPAYANVLGIPTIQTGVFGGIIIGVIAAWAYNRYYNINLPDFLGFFAGKRFVPIVTAVFSFIIGLAMFVIWPPIQSGMNEVSLWLMEENTAIGVFAFGTIKRLLIPFGLHHIFHAPFWFEFGTYTNAAGEIVRGDLNIFFAQLRDGVELTAGNFMQGEFPVMMFGLPAAALAMYHAARPERKKYVAGIMISAALTSFLTGITEPLEFSFLFVAPLLYVIHALLDGLSFLILYLLDVNLGYTFSGGFIDFFLFGILQNRTEWWWVLVVGVVYAIIYYVVFRVLIQALNLKTPGREDESAEVSTSTAQELPFNVLTAMGGEENIKHLDACITRLRVEVNDTAAVDEAELKALGASGVMKVGKNMQAIFGPKSDQIRNDMQRIIDGEITSPAEATVTESTEDNVEEAQGTQMMDDDNKDIYSPIEGEAVELTEVPDQVFSEKMMGDGVAVKPTSGTVRAPFDGEVVTDFPTKHALGLTNEGGLELLVHFGLDTVNLKGEGFDLKVAAGDKIRKGDVLMEVDLDYIRENAKSDITPIIITGPAGTEIAARELGSVTNDDVVINIK; encoded by the coding sequence ATGTTCAAAAAGCTTTTTGGACAGCTGCAGCGCATCGGTAAAGCATTGATGCTCCCGGTTGCGATCCTGCCTGCTGCCGGCCTCATGCTCGGTATCGGTGCCGCAATGCAGACTGAAGCAATGGTCGACTGGCTTCCATTCCTTGAAGCCGGCTGGCTCGTCGCCCTATCCGATATGCTCCAGGCGGCTGGTGGCGTCGTCTTCGACAACCTGGCCCTGCTGTTCGCACTCGGTGTAGCCGTGGGACTCGCGAGAGGTGACGGTGTTGCAGCCGTTGCAGCCTTCGTCGGTTACATGATCATGAACGTTACAATGGGACAGATTGCCGGAGTGACACCGGAAATGGCAGCGGAAGACCCTGCCTATGCCAACGTGCTCGGCATCCCGACAATCCAGACGGGTGTATTCGGTGGTATCATCATCGGTGTCATCGCTGCCTGGGCCTACAACAGATACTACAACATCAATCTGCCCGACTTCCTTGGGTTCTTTGCAGGGAAGCGATTTGTGCCGATTGTGACAGCGGTATTCTCATTCATAATCGGTCTGGCGATGTTCGTCATCTGGCCGCCGATCCAAAGTGGGATGAACGAAGTCTCACTCTGGCTGATGGAGGAAAATACGGCAATCGGCGTATTTGCATTCGGTACGATCAAACGCCTGCTCATTCCATTCGGACTGCACCACATATTCCACGCACCATTCTGGTTTGAATTCGGTACGTATACGAATGCAGCCGGAGAAATCGTGCGTGGCGACCTGAACATCTTCTTCGCCCAGCTGCGTGACGGCGTCGAACTGACTGCCGGCAACTTCATGCAGGGTGAATTCCCGGTCATGATGTTCGGTCTGCCGGCTGCGGCACTGGCGATGTACCATGCCGCACGCCCTGAACGCAAAAAGTACGTTGCCGGCATCATGATATCTGCAGCACTGACAAGCTTCCTGACAGGCATCACTGAGCCGCTGGAATTCTCATTCCTGTTCGTTGCACCACTGCTCTATGTCATCCACGCACTGCTCGATGGCCTGAGCTTCCTGATTCTCTACCTGCTTGATGTGAACCTCGGTTATACATTCTCGGGCGGATTCATCGACTTCTTCCTGTTCGGTATTCTTCAGAACCGTACGGAATGGTGGTGGGTGCTTGTCGTAGGTGTCGTCTACGCAATCATCTACTATGTCGTGTTCAGGGTGCTCATCCAGGCATTGAACCTTAAGACGCCGGGACGTGAAGACGAAAGTGCAGAAGTATCCACATCCACAGCACAGGAACTGCCGTTCAATGTGCTCACAGCGATGGGTGGGGAAGAAAACATCAAGCATCTCGACGCCTGCATCACACGTCTCCGTGTGGAAGTCAATGACACCGCCGCCGTCGATGAAGCAGAATTGAAAGCCCTTGGTGCCTCCGGGGTCATGAAGGTCGGCAAGAACATGCAGGCCATCTTCGGACCGAAGTCCGATCAGATCAGAAATGACATGCAGAGGATCATCGATGGTGAAATCACTTCGCCGGCCGAAGCGACAGTGACGGAATCGACGGAAGATAATGTCGAAGAGGCCCAAGGAACACAGATGATGGACGATGACAACAAGGACATCTATTCCCCGATCGAAGGTGAAGCAGTCGAGCTTACTGAAGTGCCGGACCAGGTCTTCAGCGAGAAGATGATGGGCGATGGTGTGGCCGTCAAGCCGACAAGCGGTACCGTCCGCGCACCATTCGACGGCGAAGTCGTTACGGACTTCCCGACAAAACACGCACTCGGACTCACGAACGAAGGCGGACTCGAACTCCTCGTCCACTTCGGACTCGATACTGTCAATCTGAAAGGCGAAGGCTTCGACCTCAAAGTTGCAGCCGGAGACAAGATCAGAAAAGGTGACGTATTGATGGAGGTCGACCTCGACTACATCAGGGAGAACGCGAAGAGCGACATCACTCCAATCATCATTACAGGACCGGCCGGCACAGAAATTGCTGCCAGGGAACTCGGTTCAGTTACAAATGACGACGTCGTCATCAATATCAAGTAG
- the glcT gene encoding glucose PTS transporter transcription antiterminator GlcT, producing MIEKALNNNVVIGKDEFEEVVLIGRGIGFGRKQGDTLEIEEADKVYKLEGQQDTSRYQTLLTMADEKLFQSTLEAIELIDDMTTEDINNRILLSLTDHLLFAMKRLEEGIDISNPFVNETKALYPKEFRIAEAVVEMFNRKYGIHLPEAEVGFIALHVHSSIYNRSLRDMNVLSEVVHQAIVIIEQGLDTTIDQSSIQYDRFVRHISFCVQRVMNDESVPAQDAFDSLLKAEYPVCYNISVKIVKMIQNKLQRKVYDSEVVYLTMHIQHFKHYSK from the coding sequence ATGATTGAAAAGGCACTGAACAATAATGTTGTGATCGGGAAAGATGAATTTGAAGAAGTCGTGCTGATTGGGCGCGGAATCGGTTTCGGCAGGAAACAGGGCGATACGCTCGAAATCGAAGAAGCGGACAAGGTATACAAGCTTGAAGGCCAGCAGGATACGAGCAGGTACCAGACGCTCCTGACCATGGCGGATGAAAAACTGTTCCAGTCGACGCTCGAAGCCATCGAGCTGATTGATGATATGACGACGGAAGACATCAACAACAGAATCCTGCTGTCGCTGACGGACCATCTGCTGTTTGCCATGAAGCGGCTGGAAGAGGGCATCGACATCAGCAACCCGTTCGTCAATGAGACGAAGGCGCTCTATCCGAAGGAGTTCCGCATCGCCGAAGCGGTCGTGGAGATGTTCAACAGGAAATATGGCATCCACCTCCCGGAGGCGGAAGTCGGCTTCATCGCCCTCCATGTACATTCTTCCATATACAACCGCTCGCTCCGGGATATGAATGTATTGTCGGAAGTCGTCCATCAGGCGATCGTCATCATCGAACAGGGGCTCGATACGACAATCGACCAGTCCTCCATACAGTATGACCGCTTCGTGCGCCATATCAGCTTCTGTGTCCAGCGGGTGATGAATGATGAGAGTGTGCCGGCGCAGGATGCTTTCGATTCACTATTGAAAGCGGAATATCCCGTGTGCTATAATATATCTGTAAAAATCGTGAAGATGATACAGAACAAATTGCAGCGCAAGGTGTACGACTCGGAGGTCGTCTATCTTACGATGCACATACAGCATTTCAAGCATTATTCTAAATAG
- a CDS encoding glutamate synthase subunit beta, which produces MGEFKGFMKHQRKSQSEEDLKARVSNYEAFQHRFCNEDAQEQGARCMECGTPFCQTGVGVGKETVGCPIGNYIPEWNDLVYKGQFKEAYRRLSETNNFPEFTGNVCPAPCESSCVLSINNDPVAIKGIERTIIDEAFEQGWVEPRTPNHRLDTRIAIIGSGPAGLTAADELNSWGHNVDVYERDIKPGGLLRYGIPNMKLDKAVVERRVELMEAAGVKFICDVNVGKDVTYEELDEKYDAIIVATGARKQRDLKLEGRQSKDIQFAMDYLTEQTQHQFGEIEEPSITAKDKHVIVIGGGDTGADCVAMSLREGCKSVFQLNKYDRLPDKVDGNPFWPLQKQVFKLDYAHAEYEGAFGQEPRAYGVQTMAYDVDLIGDLKGINTQVLSQQPLNDITMEDQERYFKADLVLLSIGFEGVESKLPKAFQLQMTNNKIAADDSDYKTNKRKVFAAGDARRGQSLVVWAIKEGREVARAAHKFAVQNKIYS; this is translated from the coding sequence ATGGGTGAGTTTAAAGGATTTATGAAACATCAGAGAAAGTCTCAGTCGGAAGAAGATCTGAAAGCAAGAGTTTCGAATTATGAGGCGTTCCAGCATCGCTTCTGTAATGAAGATGCTCAGGAGCAGGGGGCGCGCTGCATGGAATGCGGCACGCCATTCTGCCAGACGGGTGTCGGTGTAGGGAAGGAGACCGTCGGCTGCCCGATCGGCAACTACATTCCTGAATGGAACGATCTTGTCTATAAAGGGCAGTTCAAGGAGGCTTACAGACGCCTTTCGGAAACAAACAACTTTCCGGAATTCACCGGAAATGTATGTCCGGCGCCCTGTGAATCTTCATGTGTGCTCTCCATCAACAATGATCCGGTTGCAATCAAGGGCATCGAACGCACAATCATCGATGAAGCCTTTGAGCAGGGATGGGTCGAGCCGAGGACGCCGAACCACAGGCTGGATACACGCATTGCCATCATCGGCAGCGGGCCTGCCGGCCTGACTGCTGCAGATGAGCTGAATTCGTGGGGACACAATGTCGACGTCTACGAAAGGGACATCAAACCTGGTGGCCTGCTCAGATACGGCATTCCGAACATGAAGCTGGATAAGGCTGTAGTGGAACGCAGAGTGGAACTGATGGAGGCTGCAGGTGTCAAATTCATCTGTGATGTCAACGTCGGCAAAGATGTAACATATGAAGAACTTGATGAAAAGTACGATGCCATCATTGTTGCGACCGGTGCCCGCAAGCAGAGGGACCTGAAACTTGAAGGCAGACAGAGCAAGGATATACAGTTCGCAATGGACTACCTGACTGAACAGACGCAGCACCAGTTCGGTGAGATAGAAGAACCATCCATCACGGCCAAGGACAAGCATGTCATCGTCATCGGCGGGGGAGATACCGGAGCCGACTGTGTAGCGATGTCGCTGAGGGAAGGATGCAAATCCGTTTTCCAGCTGAACAAATATGACCGTCTGCCGGACAAGGTGGATGGAAATCCGTTCTGGCCGCTTCAGAAGCAGGTCTTCAAGCTCGACTATGCCCATGCTGAATACGAGGGGGCGTTCGGCCAGGAGCCGCGTGCCTATGGTGTGCAGACGATGGCATATGATGTCGATCTCATTGGTGACCTGAAGGGAATCAATACGCAGGTGCTCAGCCAGCAGCCTTTGAATGATATCACGATGGAAGACCAGGAACGCTATTTCAAGGCGGACCTTGTACTCCTTTCCATCGGTTTTGAAGGCGTGGAGAGCAAATTGCCGAAAGCATTCCAGCTGCAGATGACGAATAACAAGATCGCAGCTGACGACAGCGACTACAAGACGAACAAAAGGAAGGTCTTCGCTGCTGGAGATGCAAGACGTGGGCAGAGCCTCGTCGTATGGGCGATCAAGGAAGGGCGCGAAGTGGCCCGTGCAGCACATAAATTTGCAGTGCAGAATAAAATATACTCATAA
- a CDS encoding MFS transporter codes for MDRERLWTKDFIIVFIFNFFIMLAMFLLMVTISGYAVDEFGVSTSTAGLVAGIFIVGSLIGRVLTGHQLSLMGAKKIMYIGTAMFIVTYGLYFVAGNLQLLLIVRFFNGLANGVATTAVGTIAALALPRSRRGEGISYFSLSFVMATALGPFMAFFLLQHISYQMLFLIVFTLVLIASVFTIFIRTDNTTIDLSKEPKPKFEWIDRNAMPIGIVVLIICMTYSTVLSFIALFAEEQNLVAASSYFFLVYAIVILITRPVTGRLMDQKGANIVIYPAFVVLAIGYLVLGQTTSGFMLLLSGVLLGFGYGNFQSITQALCIKVADAKNVGLATSTYFIALDFGLGVGSYILGTLVPILGYSGLYSSMVLLVVAGAIVYYMVYGRHEGRNASSIKNYQ; via the coding sequence ATGGATAGAGAACGTCTCTGGACGAAGGATTTTATCATTGTATTCATATTCAACTTCTTCATCATGCTTGCGATGTTCCTGCTGATGGTCACAATCAGTGGCTACGCAGTGGATGAGTTTGGCGTGTCGACCAGTACTGCCGGACTGGTCGCCGGCATCTTCATCGTTGGATCGCTGATCGGCAGGGTGCTGACCGGGCATCAGCTGAGCCTGATGGGCGCCAAAAAGATCATGTATATCGGTACCGCCATGTTCATCGTCACCTATGGCCTGTATTTTGTCGCCGGCAATCTTCAGCTGCTGCTGATCGTCCGCTTCTTCAACGGACTGGCCAACGGAGTTGCGACGACGGCGGTCGGCACGATTGCAGCACTCGCCCTGCCCAGATCGCGCAGGGGGGAAGGAATCAGCTACTTCAGCCTGAGTTTCGTCATGGCGACGGCCCTCGGACCCTTCATGGCCTTCTTCCTGCTCCAGCATATCAGCTATCAGATGCTGTTTCTGATCGTGTTCACACTCGTCCTGATCGCCAGCGTGTTCACCATCTTCATCAGGACCGACAACACGACGATCGACCTCTCAAAAGAGCCGAAGCCGAAATTTGAATGGATCGACAGGAACGCCATGCCGATCGGCATTGTGGTGCTGATCATCTGCATGACGTATTCGACGGTGCTCTCCTTCATCGCCCTGTTTGCAGAAGAACAGAATCTCGTCGCCGCCTCGAGCTACTTCTTTCTCGTCTATGCCATCGTCATACTGATCACACGGCCCGTGACGGGACGCCTCATGGATCAGAAGGGGGCGAACATCGTCATCTATCCGGCGTTTGTCGTGCTGGCCATCGGATATCTGGTGCTCGGCCAGACGACTTCCGGCTTCATGCTGCTCCTGTCAGGGGTGCTGCTCGGCTTCGGATACGGGAACTTCCAGTCGATCACCCAGGCACTCTGCATCAAGGTGGCGGATGCAAAGAATGTCGGGCTTGCGACATCCACCTATTTCATCGCCCTCGACTTCGGCCTCGGTGTGGGTTCCTACATTCTTGGGACGCTGGTGCCGATCCTCGGCTACAGCGGCCTGTACAGTTCAATGGTCCTGCTTGTGGTGGCGGGCGCCATCGTATACTACATGGTATATGGCAGGCATGAGGGCAGAAACGCATCATCCATTAAAAACTATCAATGA
- a CDS encoding SLC13 family permease — protein sequence MKNGHKFLTESVITRQNIILSIAAAVFLVSLVYAALTPDVSWTAGSALSILLLGLILWAFEPIPFGMTSMVIMVLLVMLQTVSIDVMLSGFSSPAVFLVVAGVMLVQGVSQTTLIPRISYGLVYRLGTSLRRLFIGIFVLIQFLAFFIPTNSVRATLLLPLATRVVDSIGAGETSNYNKLIMVGIAFATNLSAVGVLTGAVSNILAVELLNTYTEYSITYLQWFLYALPLWVILTIVIPFVLLWFYPPEEVDTESLHKEMETSYKEFGELSGAEWKCIAVLILTVVLWTLESVHGFHPVIPAMLAVVLITLPKIGFVKWKEVVNINFDLILLIGASLSLGYALTESGALDVLTDALLTDTLIQLFSNPWVAMVTVIIISQLYHMVVTNISTAVVTLVPIIITISVEVGLNPVMMTFVTSITLLFGFILAIQSMPNVIIYNEGRIRQKDLVKPGIVITVISALATILVAFTFWNFFGLWP from the coding sequence GTGAAAAACGGTCATAAATTTTTGACGGAATCCGTCATCACCCGCCAGAATATCATATTGTCGATAGCGGCTGCCGTGTTCCTCGTTTCACTGGTCTATGCCGCCCTCACTCCGGATGTCAGCTGGACGGCAGGCAGTGCCCTGTCGATTCTGCTGCTTGGCCTCATACTATGGGCTTTCGAACCGATCCCTTTCGGCATGACGTCGATGGTCATCATGGTCCTGCTTGTCATGCTGCAGACCGTAAGCATCGATGTCATGCTCTCCGGGTTCTCCTCGCCGGCCGTCTTCCTCGTGGTCGCCGGAGTCATGCTTGTCCAGGGGGTCAGCCAGACGACGCTGATTCCGAGGATTTCATATGGCCTCGTCTATAGGCTCGGAACCTCGCTCAGAAGGCTCTTCATCGGAATATTCGTGCTGATCCAGTTCCTTGCATTCTTCATCCCGACCAACAGTGTACGGGCCACGCTCCTGTTGCCATTGGCGACGCGGGTGGTGGACAGCATCGGCGCGGGGGAGACATCGAACTACAACAAGCTGATCATGGTCGGCATCGCTTTCGCCACCAATCTCAGTGCCGTCGGTGTACTGACCGGCGCCGTCAGCAACATACTTGCAGTCGAGCTGCTGAACACCTATACGGAGTACAGCATCACCTATCTCCAATGGTTCCTCTACGCCCTGCCGCTGTGGGTGATACTGACGATCGTCATTCCGTTCGTCCTGCTGTGGTTCTATCCGCCGGAAGAAGTGGATACGGAGTCATTACATAAAGAGATGGAAACCTCCTACAAGGAATTCGGGGAACTGTCCGGGGCCGAATGGAAATGCATCGCCGTGCTCATCCTCACGGTCGTATTGTGGACACTCGAGTCCGTGCATGGCTTCCATCCGGTCATCCCGGCGATGCTTGCGGTCGTCCTGATTACACTGCCGAAGATCGGATTCGTAAAATGGAAGGAGGTCGTCAACATCAATTTCGACCTCATCCTGCTGATCGGCGCGTCACTGTCACTCGGCTATGCCCTGACCGAATCCGGTGCGCTGGATGTCCTGACGGACGCCCTGCTCACGGACACCCTCATCCAGCTGTTCTCGAACCCCTGGGTCGCGATGGTGACGGTGATCATCATCTCGCAGCTCTATCATATGGTCGTCACCAATATCTCGACTGCCGTCGTCACACTTGTGCCGATCATCATCACGATTTCAGTCGAAGTGGGCCTCAATCCGGTCATGATGACTTTCGTTACATCCATCACCCTGCTGTTCGGCTTCATCCTGGCCATCCAGTCGATGCCGAACGTTATCATCTACAATGAGGGGCGCATCAGGCAGAAGGACCTTGTGAAGCCGGGCATCGTCATCACGGTCATCAGTGCCCTCGCCACAATCCTTGTCGCGTTTACATTCTGGAATTTTTTCGGTCTATGGCCATAA
- a CDS encoding winged helix-turn-helix transcriptional regulator translates to MDYSICPKFENAMGVLGQRWTGLIIHQLMDGPKRFCNLESSMGVSGRVLSERLKTLEKENIVKREVYPETPVRIEYMLTDKGKAMEPFMNELQKWAEEWFEVPQNA, encoded by the coding sequence ATGGATTATTCGATCTGTCCCAAATTTGAAAACGCCATGGGTGTTCTCGGCCAGAGGTGGACAGGGCTCATCATCCATCAGCTAATGGATGGACCTAAACGTTTCTGCAACCTTGAATCGTCCATGGGCGTCAGTGGCCGTGTCCTTTCGGAGCGTTTGAAAACGCTCGAAAAAGAAAACATCGTCAAGCGTGAAGTCTACCCGGAAACCCCGGTCAGAATAGAGTATATGCTTACCGACAAAGGCAAGGCAATGGAGCCTTTCATGAATGAACTCCAGAAGTGGGCAGAGGAATGGTTCGAAGTTCCCCAGAATGCCTGA
- a CDS encoding M20 metallopeptidase family protein: MTAKDDAIGKHMKHVTNFRRRLHQAPELSFEEYETTKLVANGLEDTRIEFYELSEKTGLIGMLEKDPSYEYIGVRADMDALPITEQTDLDFKSENEGVMHACGHDIHTSIIYGFAKVIDDLYDDLKYNLVFIFQPAEEVLGGAEYIKEELKRLEVPIDKMIMYHTWPNLEEGLVGYREDEMMAGSIGFDVTLKVKGGHAAHPEKTADPVYLATNIIQFMQGVASRFNNPATPVVITVGQIHAGEKNNVIPDECKFGGTIRSFSEKSLELAQEMIENYTSGLMKMADAGCHVEFSRYCPPVINNPELVDDFINSGDDVKFHELKEPSMGSEDFAFYMQDYVGAAFRVGTRMKEEEKSGYSLHSPEIIFSEKSMETGIRALVNFATKAH, encoded by the coding sequence ATGACTGCAAAAGACGATGCAATCGGCAAGCACATGAAGCACGTGACCAATTTCAGGAGAAGGCTCCATCAGGCGCCGGAACTCAGTTTTGAGGAATATGAGACGACGAAGCTTGTCGCAAATGGACTCGAAGATACGCGCATCGAATTTTATGAGCTGTCGGAGAAGACGGGTCTGATCGGCATGCTCGAGAAGGATCCGAGCTATGAATATATCGGCGTGCGTGCGGATATGGACGCACTACCGATCACCGAGCAGACGGACCTTGATTTCAAGTCGGAAAACGAAGGGGTCATGCATGCATGCGGCCACGATATCCATACAAGCATCATCTACGGCTTTGCCAAGGTGATCGATGACCTTTATGATGATCTCAAATATAACCTCGTCTTCATCTTCCAGCCTGCTGAAGAAGTGCTGGGTGGCGCCGAATATATCAAAGAAGAGCTGAAACGTCTCGAGGTGCCGATAGACAAGATGATCATGTATCATACATGGCCGAACCTTGAGGAAGGTCTCGTTGGATACAGGGAAGACGAAATGATGGCGGGGTCCATCGGTTTCGATGTTACACTGAAGGTGAAGGGCGGCCACGCCGCCCACCCGGAAAAGACGGCGGATCCGGTGTACCTTGCGACGAACATCATCCAGTTCATGCAGGGGGTCGCGTCACGCTTCAATAATCCGGCGACGCCCGTCGTCATCACAGTCGGACAGATCCATGCCGGAGAGAAGAATAATGTCATCCCGGATGAATGCAAGTTTGGCGGGACGATTCGCAGCTTCTCCGAGAAGTCGCTTGAACTGGCACAGGAGATGATCGAGAACTACACAAGCGGCCTGATGAAGATGGCAGATGCCGGGTGCCACGTCGAATTCAGCCGCTACTGCCCGCCGGTCATCAATAATCCGGAACTCGTGGATGATTTCATCAACAGTGGTGACGATGTGAAATTCCACGAGCTCAAGGAGCCATCCATGGGTTCCGAGGATTTTGCATTCTACATGCAGGATTATGTCGGTGCCGCCTTCCGCGTCGGCACTAGGATGAAGGAGGAGGAGAAGAGCGGATATTCACTCCACAGTCCTGAAATCATATTCTCCGAAAAGAGTATGGAAACGGGCATCCGGGCACTGGTCAACTTCGCTACAAAAGCGCATTAG